The following nucleotide sequence is from Zea mays cultivar B73 chromosome 1, Zm-B73-REFERENCE-NAM-5.0, whole genome shotgun sequence.
ATCTTATAACTTGTCTGGCTCCGACCTCAACGGTGCCGTGCCGCCTGCTGCAGCTGCATCACAGAATCCTCCCGGTCGCCGGGATCAGATGTCTCCGGCCCCACCTGTCATCTACCAAACAAACTCCCATAATATCTCTCCCAGTTCAGTCCCGTATCCCCCAGTCCCCACCAGGCAATCAAGAACACCACCTACCGCTGACTTGTCAATTCCTGTctgtgcgcgcgcgcgcgcgtggcgCCGGCCGAGCGGCCGTTGACCCGATGACCGGCGCGGCGGCCGTCGATCCCCCGGCGCCTCGGCCGCGGCGGCTGACGGTCCTCCCGCTCATCGCGCTCATCTTCTACGACGTCTCGGGAGGCCCCTTCGGCATCGAGGACTCGGTCCGCACGGGCGGCGGCGCGCTGCTCCCGATCCTCGGCTTCATCGTCCTCCCAGTCCTCTGGTCGCTCCCGGAGGCGCTGGTCACGGCCGAGCTCGCATCGGCTTTCCCCACCAACGCCGGGTACGTGGCCTGGGTGTCCGCCGCCTTCGGCCCCGCCGTGGCGTTCCTCGTCGGGTTCTCCAAGTGGGCGTCGGGGACGCTCGACAACGCGCTCTACCCGGTGCTGTTCCTCGACTACCTCCGCTCCGGCGGCGGGCTGGCGCTGCCGCCGCCGGCCCGCTCGCTGGCGGTCCTCGCGCTCACGGCCGCGCTCACCTACCTCAACTACCGGGGGCTCCACATCGTCGGCCTCTCGGCGCTGGCGCTCACCGCGTTCTCGCTCTCCCCGTTCCTCGCGCTCACCGTGCTCGCGGCCCCCAAGATCCGCCCGTCCCGCTGGCTCGCCATCGACGCCCGCGCCGTCGACCTCAGGGGCTACTTCAACTCCATGTTCTGGAACCTCAACTTCTGGGACAAGGCCAGCACGCTCgccggcgaggtcgaggaccccaGGAAGACGTTCCCCAAGGCGGTGTTCGGCGCCGTCGGGCTCGTCGTCGGCGCGTACCTCATTCCGCTGCTGGCTGGTACCGGTGCGCTGCCGTCGGAGACGGCGGCCGAGTGGACCGACGGCTTCTTCTCCGAGGTCGGGCAGCGGATCGGCGGGCCGTGGCTGCGCGTGTGGATCCAGGCCGCCGCCGCCATGTCCAACATGGGGCTCTTCGAGGCCGAGATGAGCAGCGACTCCTTCCAGCTTCTCGGCATGGCCGAGATGGGCATGATCCCTGCCATCTTCGCTCGCAGGTGAAGTCTGCGGCTCCGACCTGAAAGAATCAGTGTGCAGAGGCAGCTTTCAATCGAACGAAAAACTGAATCTTTTTTGTGAACTGGTGCTGATGAACGCAGGTCCAAGTACGGGACGCCGACGTTCAGCATCCTGTGCTCGGCGACCGGGGTTGTGATCCTGTCCTTCATGAGCTTCCAGGAGATCATCGAGTTCCTCAACTTCCTCTACGGGCTGGGCATGCTGGCCGTGTTCGCTGCCTTCGTGAAGCTGCGCGTGAAGAACCCGGACCTGGCGCGGCCGTACCGGGTCCCCGTCGGCACCGCGGGGGCCGCCGCCATGTGCGCCCCGCCCGCCGTGCTCATCGCCACCGTCATGTGCCTAGCGTCGGCCAGGACCGTCCTCATCAACGCCGCCGTGGTCGTCGCCGGCGTCGCGCTGTACTACGTCGTGGAGCAGGCCAAGAGGCGCCCGTGGGCCGAGTTCTTGGCGCCCGTGCCGCCCGCTGACAGCTCCCACGGACCAGCCACGGCGCCTGATGACGCCGACGCCGCCGACCTCGAGGATGTCCGCGCCGGGCTGCTCGCGGGCGAGCCGGCCGACGAAGAAGGCAGCAAGGTCGAGTACTCAAGACTGGAGATTCGTGCATGAACCCGTTTGCCGTTCTGTGTACAGTAATTCCAGCGAATACATGGCGAATCATTGTGTGAAATTCAGAGGAGGAGGTCAGGTGATCGATCGCGCTCACAAGAAGATTCAGAACTGCAAACCGACTACTAGATAAGTCTGAACCATGAATCGGAGAAGTGAGAACAGATCTCAAATTGTAGAAGCTGTTTTTGTTTTGACCTTTTAAGTGTAGTGTGATGCCAGGCGAGGTGGTGCCGGTTTGAGAAGAAGCTGTATTTTTCCAGCAAGGGGGTCAGATAGGTTGTACTGTACTTGCATTGAGTCAACTTGATAATTCAGTAAAGTAACCAGCATAGAAAATCTGTGTCGTAACTACGCAGAAATGTGATCGTTTGATTAGGCGGATAGTTCGTCTGATAACAGAGTGTCGTTTGACTTGGTATGGCTGTTTCCTGCCAGTGCCAGATTATCTCAACTTGAATACTTCCGAGGTGTTCTTCTGAAGCTTGAGCGATGGGCAGTTGAATCTGAGATTATCCCAACTGCCCATTGCCCCATTCCATGGATTGGAGAATGGTTTGGTACGGAAATTAAAAAACAAAAGCAAAGGCACGTGACTGAACCAATCTTTTTCCATTACTGAACCATCCGGTTCCTTCAATTGGCCATGTCACAGTCACCTCCTTTATAAAACATACCACGTGACTGAACCAGCAATTTTCATCACAAGGAGCAGCATCGCTGATGCGAAGAAGGGAGCGGACTGGTTTCACACTCGACGAACCGAGGCCGAATTGTGGTGCAAGTGGATGCATGTCACATACTAGTCTGTTTGTTTGCAAAGGGTAATTAACAAAGTTCACATTACATACATAAAGTGTGGTTCACGATTAATTAGTGGTGGTGGTGTGTGTTGTTGTTGGTGGGGTGGGAGAAGGAAGGGGTCATGACTCCACACTCCACATCCAtcactaaggccctgtttggaagTGTAGTATTTTTGCAGTTTTGAAACAATACTATGGTATTTGATGATACTATAGTATTATAACTCAAAAGGTGTTTGGTTTGTGCAGACAAAACATAGTTTTAAATACCATGGTTTATCTAAAACCgtggtatttttggagttttcgaAACTCCACTCCGGACTTcagttttcttctcttctctctgCATATACTTTGTTTTTCCAATGGAACCAAACATATCTCGGTTTTGAGCAATACTGTGGTTTTACTGTGGTAAAGTAATACCATAGTATTTGTGTCATGTATAATTGTAAACTGTGGTATCTTAAAATTACAGTATTTCAAAACCGCAtttccaaacaggccctaagctTTTTTCTATTTAGAGCATGTTTGGATACACCAAACTACACTTCAATTCATATTTTGATG
It contains:
- the LOC100277833 gene encoding Probable polyamine transporter At3g19553 — encoded protein: MTGAAAVDPPAPRPRRLTVLPLIALIFYDVSGGPFGIEDSVRTGGGALLPILGFIVLPVLWSLPEALVTAELASAFPTNAGYVAWVSAAFGPAVAFLVGFSKWASGTLDNALYPVLFLDYLRSGGGLALPPPARSLAVLALTAALTYLNYRGLHIVGLSALALTAFSLSPFLALTVLAAPKIRPSRWLAIDARAVDLRGYFNSMFWNLNFWDKASTLAGEVEDPRKTFPKAVFGAVGLVVGAYLIPLLAGTGALPSETAAEWTDGFFSEVGQRIGGPWLRVWIQAAAAMSNMGLFEAEMSSDSFQLLGMAEMGMIPAIFARRSKYGTPTFSILCSATGVVILSFMSFQEIIEFLNFLYGLGMLAVFAAFVKLRVKNPDLARPYRVPVGTAGAAAMCAPPAVLIATVMCLASARTVLINAAVVVAGVALYYVVEQAKRRPWAEFLAPVPPADSSHGPATAPDDADAADLEDVRAGLLAGEPADEEGSKVEYSRLEIRA